In one Dreissena polymorpha isolate Duluth1 chromosome 7, UMN_Dpol_1.0, whole genome shotgun sequence genomic region, the following are encoded:
- the LOC127839468 gene encoding uncharacterized protein LOC127839468, producing the protein MTLLAFIVVCLCVAIGASENINYIILPPNPLPPEAPTCTSYSGLCHLAYNLTDNGNSYQVYHSEQEICRCPGGKQCETDWSKSSSSMTRTFTNGGQEVEVKISYCKLRQPDTICRINEPALVTRGRGAFTFEIVSDFSCRCYRPLFAHRSWREGDYDYIEYACGKPRCGMNRLPSSECTTITWNGAPDMLNHTYVCRCRRGEECTSGLLPTAEKTTVVRSCERVPTSTTIERRRRRSILRKLGSGDNAYP; encoded by the exons ATGACTTTGCTAGCATTTAtagttgtgtgtttgtgtgtggcTATTGGAGCTTCGGAAAATATTAACTATATCATTCTTCCACCAAATCCATTACCACCC GAAGCACCCACGTGCACCTCCTACAGCGGCCTGTGCCACCTCGCATACAACCTGACGGATAACGGAAACAGCTACCAAGTGTACCACAGCGAGCAAGAGATTTGCCGCTGCCCTGGTGGAAAGCAATGTGAGACGGACTGGTCCAAATCTTCTAGTTCCATGACACGGACCTTCACAAATGGAG GCCAAGAGGTGGAGGTGAAGATCAGTTACTGCAAACTGCGTCAGCCGGACACCATATGCAGGATCAACGAGCCTGCGCTCGTGACACGTGGTCGGGGCGCGTTCACGTTCGAAATCGTGTCCGACTTCAG TTGTCGCTGTTACCGGCCCCTGTTCGCCCATCGGTCATGGCGGGAGGGAGACTACGACTACATCGAGTACGCTTGTGGAAAG CCTCGGTGCGGAATGAACCGCCTGCCGTCTTCGGAATGTACTACAATCACATGGAACGGGGCGCCGGATATGCTGAACCACACGTACGTGTGCCGCTGTCGCCGCGGCGAGGAATGCACTTCTGGCCTTCTGCCGACGGCCGAAAAAACGACCGTCGTCCGCAGCTGCGAGAGAGTGCCCACGTCTACCACCATTGAACGCCGTCGACGGCGAAGTATCCTGAGGAAACTTGGCAGTGGAGATAATGCGTACCCTTGA